CCCTTACGACGCTTCTTCTTGAACACGATCTGCTTGTCGCCGCGAACGTGTGCGAGGATGGTGCCTTTTACTTTAACGTCCGACAGGAAGGGGGCGCCTACACTCAGCGTGCCGTTGTTGTCGGTCAGCAGTACGTTGCCCAGTTCTACTTCGTCGCCGACGTTGCCGGCCAGTTTGTGGGCGTACACAAATTTGTTGGCTTCGACCTTGGTCTGCTTGCCGGCTATGTCTACGATTGCGTACATCGGTTTTCCGCAGGTTTTCTGAAAATGGAAGGCAAAAGTACGAGTTCCATTTCACAATACCAAGCCTAACTCACTAATCCTCTTTCAGTCGGCTTAAAAACAAGCTCCGCTGCGGGTACAACAGTACCGCATAACGCGAGCACGTGATACAAAATAAGTGGATAACTTCTTTTGTCCACACGCCAAATGTGGATAACTTTTGCCTAAAGCATAGAAATCCACTATTGTTTTGGGTTTTGACGGGAAATCGGCAACAGCACAACCCCGGCCCGCTTAGCGAAAAATTAACAGACAAAAAAGCCAGAACGCACCTCGGCGGTCCGGCTGGCAGGGCTATCTTTGGTCTTCGCCTAGGTCGTTACGGGTCCGATTGTGGCCGGTCCAGGTCGAACAATTGCCCGCCCGTCGAGGTTGGCAGCTCAACCGCTGGCCCGGCACGGTGCCGGCTCTTCCTTGTCGTTTTCTCAACTGTTGCCCTAGCTCATGGAACCGCTTCTCGTTGAAAACCCCAACCGCTTCGTCCTCTTCCCTATTCAGAACGACGATGTGTGGCAGATGTACAAGAAAGCCGAGGCCTCGTTCTGGACGGCCGAGGAAATCGACCTGTCGCAGGACCAAAAGGACTGGGAAAACCTGAACGACGGCGAGCGGCACTTCATCTCGCACGTGCTGGCCTTCTTCGCAGCCTCCGACGGCATCGTGAACGAAAACCTCGCGGTGAACTTCATGCAGGAGGTGCAGATGCCCGAAGCCCGCTGCTTCTATGGCTTCCAGGTGATGATGGAAAACATCCACTCGGAAACCTACTCGCTGCTGATCGATACCTACATCAAGGACCCCAAACAGAAGGATTACCTCTTCAACGCGCTGGAAACCGTACCGGCCGTAACCAAAAAGGGCCAGTGGGCCATCAAGTGGATTAACTCGGAGAACTTCACCGAGCGCCTGATTGCCTTTGCCGCCGTCGAGGGCATCTTCTTCTCGGGTTCGTTTTGCTCCATCTTCTGGCTGAAAAAGCGCGGTCTGATGCCGGGCCTTACCTTCTCGAACGAGCTCATCTCGCGCGACGAAGGACTGCACTGCGACTTTGCCTGCCTGCTCTACGAGAAGTACCTCGTGAACAAGCTGCCCGAAACCCGCGTGCACGAAATCATCCGCGACGCGGTAAGCATCGAGCAGGAGTTTGTGACCGATGCACTGCCCGTGAACCTGATTGGCATGAACGCCCAGCTCATGTCGCAGTACATCGAGTTTGTGGCCGACCGCCTGCTGGTGGCCCTAGGTTACCGCAAGATTTACAACGCCACCAACCCCTTCGATTTCATGGAAATGATTTCGCTGCAGGGCAAAACCAATTTCTTCGAGAAGCGCGTGGGCGAATACCAGAAGGCCGGCGTAATGACCGACCGCGACCAGAACGTATTCTCGCTCGACGAGGATTTTTAATCGGCCACCGGCCGCTTAGCCAGAAAGCCCGGAGCTGCCGCTTCGGGCTTTTTGTTTGCCGCGAGCTGTGCCGTTATTTTTCAGTGATGCACAATATATCAAGCTCAGCCCCTGCCCAAGCCAATGCGGCCATTGATAAGTATTTGGGCATGTGGTGGAGAGATGAGAAGGCCGAAGCCATCAAAGCTGAGTTTGGCTGGGCTGTATATCAGTTGGTTTGGGAGGCCTACCAAACTGCTGTGAACACACCTGTTAACTGGGAAAAGGAAACCCTGGAAACAGCCACCCAACGAGTATTATCGGCTACGCAAGAGGCGCACCCTTGGCTAACCAAGCAAAGCCTGCTGACGCTCGGCAACTGCTTTGCTTATGCGTGGCGGTAACCTCGTGCCTGCCTCCTCAGCACGCTGCTACCCGTCCCCTAGGTTGCTTTTAGTATAACAACCTAGGGCAGGTGGGCAGCAACAACACCGCAGTTTACTCTTGCGGAACGCCTACTTAAGTGCATGCTCAGGCATATCGCCTGATGCCTTTCAGGACCTTGCTTTCGGATTGGAGCCAAAGGGCGTTCTATGAAACGAACTCCTCTTTTAGTGCCATAACCATCGCATATTTATAACTAATGCAATATATTTTAGCAACTATGGCATAATATTATGCCAGCAATATTTTACACGATTATTTATTTGTAAATCGCACCCCGTTTGTCGAAAACCCGTCGCCAATTGCGGCTGCAGTGTGCAACGGCAAATTGCTTCTAACGAGTTTCAATTACAACCACAGTTCCGCTATCGTTCTGTTTGCGACTATTGTTACACTGCAAAATTGCTGATGATATAATATTCAAATTTTCTGCCTCCGCGCACCTCCATTCCCTGGCTTAATTAACTATTAACCAACGTCTTCGGGCGGCAGGTAGAGCGCGTGCGCAAGGCTCCTGAATAATTTTTCCAGGCAATGCAACCATTGCCCATCGTTACGGCTCACTACGCCCAGATGCCCGCCCAAATTACTGTGGTAGTGCGGGTAGTTGATTAGTTCGTGCTGTTACTGCTGAAATAAATACGCCCCAGGCAATAAACGTTTGCTTCATTACTCATGCGACAAATCTTTACCAACAAACTCTTACTGCTAGCATTTCTCTTTACCCTTACCATCAGGCTTAGCGCCACGGCAGGAGACACGCTTGTAATTGCCCGTAATTTCTACCACGTCGACCACAAGAGCCGCCTGATTTTGGTTAACCAAAAGCCAGAGGTAATTAACCGCGAGTACAACGACGTGAAGAGCCACCTTGCGCTCGATGGCGTGTACACGTTTACGCAAGGCGTGCCCGAGGTAGACAATGGCACCTCCTACGAGGTAACGCGCGAAAACAAGCTGTACCAGCTGTATTTCACGCAGTTGCCGGTGGTGCGCATCAGCACCAAAAACAAGATTGTCGACAGCCCCAGTGTGTACGCTCAGTTTGCGCTCGACGAGGCCGACGGCAAAGTGACGGAGTCGTTTCTGAAAATTGAAATCCGCGGCAACTTCTCCCAAACCTTCCCCAAGAAGTCGTACGAACTGGGCTTCGTGAACGACACGCTGGCCGGGGCCTCGCGCGACTTGAGCCTGCTGGGCCTGCGCAACGACAACAAGTACAACCTGCAGGCCATGTACAACGAGCCGTTGCGCATCCGGAGCAAAACCAGCAACGAGCTGTGGCAGGAAATACACCAGATTTACTACAAAAACCTGGAGCCCGAGGCCAAAAACGGCATCGACATGGAATTTGTGGAGGTGTTCGTCAACGACGAGTACCAGGGCATTTACACCCTGAGCGAGC
The sequence above is drawn from the Hymenobacter sp. YIM 151858-1 genome and encodes:
- the rplU gene encoding 50S ribosomal protein L21, which translates into the protein MYAIVDIAGKQTKVEANKFVYAHKLAGNVGDEVELGNVLLTDNNGTLSVGAPFLSDVKVKGTILAHVRGDKQIVFKKKRRKGYKKLNTHRQDYTKVMINSIG
- a CDS encoding ribonucleoside-diphosphate reductase small subunit — its product is MEPLLVENPNRFVLFPIQNDDVWQMYKKAEASFWTAEEIDLSQDQKDWENLNDGERHFISHVLAFFAASDGIVNENLAVNFMQEVQMPEARCFYGFQVMMENIHSETYSLLIDTYIKDPKQKDYLFNALETVPAVTKKGQWAIKWINSENFTERLIAFAAVEGIFFSGSFCSIFWLKKRGLMPGLTFSNELISRDEGLHCDFACLLYEKYLVNKLPETRVHEIIRDAVSIEQEFVTDALPVNLIGMNAQLMSQYIEFVADRLLVALGYRKIYNATNPFDFMEMISLQGKTNFFEKRVGEYQKAGVMTDRDQNVFSLDEDF